Proteins found in one Streptomyces sp. NBC_00461 genomic segment:
- a CDS encoding PLP-dependent cysteine synthase family protein — MSTPQQTRTGRTLDVDRSDAAYRDWLKEAVRKVQADANRSADTHLLRFPLPEKWGIDLYLKDESTHPTGSLKHRLARSLFLYGLCNGWIRPGRPVIEASSGSTAVSEAYFAKLIGVPFIAVMPRTTSAEKIRLIEFHGGQCHFVDDSRRMYEESARLAVDTGGHYMDQFTYAERATDWRGNNNIAESIFRQLELERFPEPAWIVATAGTGGTSATLARYVHYTQRDTRICVADPENSCFFEGWTTGDPDVTCDCGSRIEGIGRPRMEPSFVPGAVDRMMKVPDAASVAAVRALERAIGRKAGGSTGTGLWSALKIIAEMVAAGRQGSVVTLLCDPGDRYLDKYYSDAWLAEQGLDIEPYTAAIQSLLETGVWPTEDVRPSRR, encoded by the coding sequence GTGAGCACCCCCCAGCAGACCCGGACCGGCCGGACCCTCGACGTCGACCGCAGCGACGCGGCCTACCGTGACTGGCTGAAAGAAGCCGTCCGCAAGGTCCAGGCCGATGCCAACCGCTCGGCCGACACGCACCTGCTCCGCTTCCCCCTGCCCGAGAAGTGGGGCATCGACCTGTACCTCAAGGACGAGTCGACCCACCCCACCGGCAGCCTCAAACACCGGCTCGCCCGCTCCCTTTTCCTCTACGGACTGTGCAACGGCTGGATCCGGCCGGGCCGCCCGGTGATCGAGGCGTCCAGCGGCTCGACAGCCGTCTCCGAGGCGTACTTCGCGAAGCTGATCGGCGTGCCCTTCATCGCCGTCATGCCGCGCACGACGAGCGCCGAGAAGATCCGCCTGATCGAGTTCCATGGCGGGCAGTGCCATTTCGTGGACGACTCGCGCAGGATGTACGAGGAATCGGCACGTCTGGCGGTGGACACCGGCGGCCACTACATGGACCAGTTCACCTACGCGGAACGGGCCACGGACTGGCGCGGCAACAACAACATCGCCGAATCCATCTTCCGCCAGCTGGAGCTGGAACGGTTTCCGGAGCCCGCGTGGATCGTGGCGACGGCCGGCACCGGCGGCACCTCGGCGACCCTCGCGCGCTACGTCCACTACACCCAGCGCGACACCCGCATCTGCGTGGCCGACCCGGAGAACTCCTGTTTCTTCGAGGGCTGGACCACCGGCGATCCCGACGTCACCTGCGACTGCGGCTCCCGTATCGAGGGCATCGGCCGCCCCCGCATGGAACCGAGCTTCGTGCCGGGAGCCGTCGACCGGATGATGAAGGTGCCCGACGCGGCGAGCGTCGCCGCCGTACGGGCGCTGGAGCGGGCCATCGGCCGCAAGGCGGGCGGCTCGACCGGCACCGGCCTGTGGAGCGCGCTGAAGATCATTGCCGAGATGGTGGCCGCGGGGCGGCAGGGGAGCGTGGTGACGCTGCTGTGCGACCCGGGCGACCGGTATCTGGACAAGTACTACTCGGACGCGTGGCTCGCCGAGCAGGGCCTGGACATCGAGCCGTACACGGCGGCGATCCAGTCGCTGCTGGAGACGGGCGTCTGGCCGACTGAGGACGTGCGCCCGAGCCGCCGCTGA